ATGGCGCGGGTTTGAGCTGCTTGGATGCGTCCCTTTACCTCGGCCAAAAGGGCGAAAAAACCGGCCCCGTTGTTCTTCTTGACTCTTTTCTTTCCTGTTTTAGCGCGAGCCATTGTGATTCCTGTTGTATTTGGCATCTTTGAGTTTCTCGACTTCGCTTTGGATAAAAAGCCAGGAAGCGCCTCCGACTTTCATCCAAGGCTTGATCTTTCCCTGCTGAAGCCAACTATAAAGAGTCTGGCGAGTGATGCCCAAAAACTCGCATGCCTGCGGTGTGGTCATGGCTTCTTTTGGATGAATGAGCTTGGCGTTTGGCATAAATACCATTTCACCAAATTTTAACACCACCGTCAAAAATCAGGTGGTTTCGGAATGACCTAAAACGTTGGGCGCAGCGTGCCGGTGTTTCGGAATGCCTGCCGATGGGTACCTCCGAGATTCTAGCGGCGGAGCTTAGAAGAGCCCGCCCTACGCGATTTGCGGAGGCCTTCCCGGTACAGGCGAGCAAGATGGCGAAGCTCTTTGCGCAATAGCTT
The window above is part of the Bacteroidota bacterium genome. Proteins encoded here:
- a CDS encoding helix-turn-helix domain-containing protein, which translates into the protein MTVVLKFGEMVFMPNAKLIHPKEAMTTPQACEFLGITRQTLYSWLQQGKIKPWMKVGGASWLFIQSEVEKLKDAKYNRNHNGSR